The sequence below is a genomic window from Barrientosiimonas humi.
CCTCACCGGGGGCGGGCACGAGGTCGAGGCGCTCGGGCGCGACCAGGGCCAACGGCTCGCCGAGGCAGGCGACGGTGGGCTGGGCAGCGCGCATGCGCGGGCTCCTTCCGGGTCATCGGGTGGGTGATCCGAGCGGGATGTGTGCGTTGCCACACCGCCGCGACGATGCTAACGTCAACGCTGCTCAATACGCAACATGCGTTGCATATTACGCAACACAAGCCGTAGAACCCCCAGATCGACCGGCATCCGAGAAGGACGTGATCGCGTGCCGCACCAGCTCACCGGCCGCCCCGAGGGCCCGCTCTCCGCGACGGACAAGGCCCTCCCGCCGCAGGCCGACGGACTCACCGCCGAGCAGTTCTTGGCCACCGCGCCACGCCTGTCCTCGCTCGCGACCCCGCTGCTCACGTTGTCCGAGCCGGCGATCGCCGCCAATGTCGAGACCCTTGCCGCCTGGTCGAGCGACCACGGCATCGCGCTCTCCCCGCACGGGAAGACCACGATGTCTCCGGTCCTGTGGCGCCGGCAGCTGGAGGCGGGCGCGCACTCGATCACCGTGGCCAACTACCCCCAGCTGCGGGTGGCGGTCGCGGCCGGGGTGCGCTGCATCCAGGTCGCCAACGACCTCGTCGACCCCGCCGCCCTGCGCTGGCTCACCGAGGCTGTCGACACCGACCCCGAGCTGGAGGTCATGGTCTGGGCGGACAGCCTCGAGTCGGTCGCGGTGCTGCGCGAGCACTTCACCGGCAACCGTCCGCTCACCGTGCTGGCCGAGCTCGGCGGGGCGCACGGCCGCACCGGGGCGCGCAGCGTCGAGGTCGCCGTCGCCATCGGTCGCGCCCTCGCCGAGGCCGGCAATCTGCGACTCGGCGGGGTCGCCGGCTACGAGGGCGCCCTCGCCCACGACCCGACGCCCGAGGCGGTCGCCGCGGTCGACGCCTTCCTGCGCAGGATGGCGGCGACGCACCAGGCGCTGCACGACGCGGGGAGTTACCCCGCCGACGGGGAGATCGTGCTCACCGCCGGCGGCAGCGCCTACTTCGACCGGGTCGCCGCAGTGCTCGCGCCCCTGGCGTCCGACCGGGTCCGCGTCGTCATCCGCTCGGGGGCGTACGTCATCCACGACTCCGGCTTCTACACGGCCATGACGCCTTTCGCCCGCACCGACGACGGCGCGACCTATCACCTCACTCCCGCGATGACGGCGTGGGCGCGGGTGGTCTCGCGGCCCGAGCCGGGGCTGGCGCTGCTCGACGTGGGCAAGCGCGACGTGTCCTTCGACGAGGGGATGCCCACGGTGCTCGGCGTCGCCGCGCAGCTCGGCGCGCCCCGCCGGGAGCTCGAGGGCGCACAGGTCACCGCGGTCAACGACCAGCACGCGTTCGTGCAGCTGCCGGCGGAGGCCGACCTCGCCGTGGGGGAGGTCGTCGCGCTGGGCCTGTCGCACCCGTGCACCGCACTCGACAAGTGGCGCACCATCCCGGTGCTCGCCGACGACAGCGACGACCCGGTGGTCGCCGACCTCCTCACGACCTACTTCTGAGGGCAGCACGATGAGCAACGACCTGCGCGCCCCGCGCCTGCTGATCACCGGCGCCACCGTCGTCGACGGCACCGAGACCCCCAGCTTCACCGCCGACGTGCTTGTCGACGGCGACCGCGTCGCAGCCGTCGGGGGTGACCTCGGAGCGCGCGACGCCGACCGGGTGATCGATGCTGCCGGTCTGGTGCTCGCGCCCGGCTTCATCGACATGCACGCCCACTCCGACCTGCAGGTCTTCCTCAACCCCGAGCACCCCTCGCGGCTGACCCAGGGCGTGACGACCGAGGTGATCGGCCAGGACGGCCTGTCCTACGCCCCGGTCACCGACGAGACACTGTCGGTGCTCCGGCGCAAGATCGCCGGCTGGAACACCGACCCCGACGACTTCGACTTCCCGTGGCGCTCGGTTGCCGACTATCTCGACGTCATCGACCGCGGCGTCGCGACCAACCTCGCCTACCTCGCTCCGCACGGCACGATCCGCGCGCTGGCCCGCGGCTGGAACACCGGCGTCGCGACCGACGACGAGATCGACCAGATGGCCCGGATCCTCGACCGCGCGCTCGAGGAGGGGGCGGTGGGCCTGTCGACCGGCCTGACGTACACGCCGGCCATGTACGCCGAACGCGGCGAGCTCGTACGCCTGTGCCAGGTCGTGGCGCGCCGCGGCGGCTTCTTCTCGCCGCACCACCGCAGCTACGGTGCGGGCGCCCTGGACGCCTACCGCGAGATGGTCGAGGTGACGTCGGCGGCCGGCTGCGCGCTGCACCTGTCGCACGCCGCGATGAACTTCCGGCCCAACGCCGGCAAGGGTCAGGAGCTGCTCGCGCTGCTCGCCGAGGGCGCCGCCGGCGGGGCTGACATCAGCCTCGACACCTATCCCTACCTGCCCGGCGCGACCACGCTCTCGGCGATCCTGCCCAGCTGGGCCGGTGCGGGCGACACCGACGAGATCATCGCGCGGCTGCGCGACCCCGACGCGCTGGCACGCATCCACG
It includes:
- a CDS encoding amino acid deaminase, coding for MPHQLTGRPEGPLSATDKALPPQADGLTAEQFLATAPRLSSLATPLLTLSEPAIAANVETLAAWSSDHGIALSPHGKTTMSPVLWRRQLEAGAHSITVANYPQLRVAVAAGVRCIQVANDLVDPAALRWLTEAVDTDPELEVMVWADSLESVAVLREHFTGNRPLTVLAELGGAHGRTGARSVEVAVAIGRALAEAGNLRLGGVAGYEGALAHDPTPEAVAAVDAFLRRMAATHQALHDAGSYPADGEIVLTAGGSAYFDRVAAVLAPLASDRVRVVIRSGAYVIHDSGFYTAMTPFARTDDGATYHLTPAMTAWARVVSRPEPGLALLDVGKRDVSFDEGMPTVLGVAAQLGAPRRELEGAQVTAVNDQHAFVQLPAEADLAVGEVVALGLSHPCTALDKWRTIPVLADDSDDPVVADLLTTYF
- a CDS encoding N-acyl-D-amino-acid deacylase family protein, giving the protein MSNDLRAPRLLITGATVVDGTETPSFTADVLVDGDRVAAVGGDLGARDADRVIDAAGLVLAPGFIDMHAHSDLQVFLNPEHPSRLTQGVTTEVIGQDGLSYAPVTDETLSVLRRKIAGWNTDPDDFDFPWRSVADYLDVIDRGVATNLAYLAPHGTIRALARGWNTGVATDDEIDQMARILDRALEEGAVGLSTGLTYTPAMYAERGELVRLCQVVARRGGFFSPHHRSYGAGALDAYREMVEVTSAAGCALHLSHAAMNFRPNAGKGQELLALLAEGAAGGADISLDTYPYLPGATTLSAILPSWAGAGDTDEIIARLRDPDALARIHEHLEVTGSDGCHGVVAEWDTIEISSVGNPALADRVGRTIAQVATETGREPFDVCIQQLVDDRLATGILQHVGHEGNVRAIMTHPWHTGGSDGLLIGAKPHPRGFGTFARYLGRYCRELGIFSLEECVGHLTGRAARRLRLVDRGLVREGYGADLVLFDPDTVADRATFDAPRQPAAGFHHVLVRGQLALDDGHLTGARSGRALRRTDEGVR